In Fibrobacter sp., a single genomic region encodes these proteins:
- a CDS encoding ABC transporter ATP-binding protein, producing MATAIEFENISKQYRLGLVSTGTLSHDLNRFWQTKILRREDPYLKVGETNDRASKGSSDYVWALKDINFKVEQGDVVGIIGRNGAGKSTLLKLLSRVTAPTTGIIRAKGRIASLLEVGTGFHPEMTGRENIYMNGAIMGMTRAEISRKLDEIVDFSGCERYLDTPVKRYSSGMTVRLGFAIAAHLEPEILVVDEVLAVGDAEFQKKAIGKMQDVSKGEGRTVLFVSHNMAAVKNLCKNGILLEYGKIKQTGSIDNVVDSYLQNATTATHWNTQNISFSGNGILKVRSFSLKSPNGFITNNDPIHLHISIDNPKKIKGALEVAGKIESADKTYIHYFSSKLKNKTFHLDGSEHISIECSFRKLPLNAGIYSIGIELKFNEDVVYWAENAGSFQMQNSDFYNSGFIWNKGLFLIDQEWKRI from the coding sequence TCGAGTTTGAAAACATAAGCAAGCAGTACCGCCTGGGCTTGGTAAGCACGGGCACGCTCAGCCACGACCTCAATCGATTCTGGCAGACCAAGATCTTGCGCCGCGAGGACCCCTACCTCAAAGTAGGCGAAACCAACGACCGCGCAAGCAAAGGTTCCAGCGACTACGTGTGGGCCCTGAAGGACATCAACTTCAAGGTGGAACAGGGCGACGTCGTGGGCATCATCGGCCGCAACGGCGCAGGCAAAAGCACGCTCCTCAAGCTGCTCTCCCGCGTGACCGCACCCACCACGGGCATCATCCGCGCCAAGGGCCGCATCGCAAGCCTGCTGGAAGTGGGCACCGGCTTCCACCCCGAAATGACCGGCCGCGAGAACATCTACATGAACGGCGCCATCATGGGCATGACCCGCGCCGAAATCTCCCGCAAGCTGGACGAGATCGTAGACTTCAGCGGCTGCGAACGCTACCTCGACACCCCCGTCAAGCGCTACTCCAGCGGCATGACCGTCCGCCTGGGCTTCGCCATCGCCGCCCACCTGGAACCCGAAATCCTCGTGGTGGACGAAGTGCTGGCCGTAGGCGACGCCGAATTCCAGAAGAAAGCCATCGGCAAGATGCAGGACGTAAGCAAAGGCGAAGGCCGGACCGTGCTGTTCGTGAGCCATAATATGGCCGCGGTAAAGAACCTTTGCAAGAACGGTATTCTTCTTGAATACGGCAAAATAAAACAGACCGGAAGCATAGATAATGTTGTTGATTCATATTTGCAAAACGCAACAACAGCAACCCACTGGAATACACAAAATATTTCATTCTCGGGAAATGGTATTTTGAAAGTCCGTTCTTTTTCTCTTAAATCACCTAACGGTTTTATAACAAATAACGATCCAATACATCTTCACATAAGTATAGACAATCCAAAGAAAATCAAAGGTGCTTTAGAAGTTGCAGGGAAAATTGAATCTGCAGACAAAACATATATCCACTATTTTTCTTCAAAACTGAAAAACAAAACATTCCATCTAGATGGCTCTGAACACATATCCATAGAATGTTCTTTTAGAAAACTCCCCTTAAATGCAGGGATCTATTCAATAGGAATCGAATTAAAGTTCAATGAGGATGTTGTTTATTGGGCAGAAAACGCAGGATCATTTCAAATGCAAAATTCAGATTTTTACAATTCAGGATTTATATGGAATAAAGGGCTCTTTTTAATTGACCAAGAATGGAAGCGGATATGA